The Eleutherodactylus coqui strain aEleCoq1 chromosome 13, aEleCoq1.hap1, whole genome shotgun sequence genome includes a window with the following:
- the LOC136587955 gene encoding proton channel OTOP3-like, protein MGHREPNQPMPHEGFSINYEHSWLHRHCPSPLIHHKRARGSGRLFSGLLAVNVVFMGAALISSVLLSSMPAKNSYIYLSVLMLCSSVWAIYYLLWTRRKTHGAVLEDHHAGALWLKASLLLFASCNLLETVFKIGYDSSLLTCKLPINIFFSAMNIVFVVIQTSFLWLSCRDRIQVQHNISRWGIMLTLATNLLLWLLAVINDSVHREIEDLQPNNTSDGNEESGCICPKFSTCWTFQRGYVTLYPFNLEYSLICASMLFIMWRNVGRREVHHSGSSHPRFHLQGVLYGPVLGVASLLVGICVFIQYQIQASAGTVVTTSFIVYFMYSIILLSIMLIACFIGIIAQTFRDKQHMEHTKQDSENNEDPDQQSRDMRQKESKECRHRNVEKNKDRGQLEGEAEEHKESNGVQNRNFEDQEHIGFCTIGEEQKCEDNEKEADGERHNGPIGMQDPEKDHKKEHLEISNHQSKQKFIVEKNTHHHEKNTIQRGPPKNYTRSLEIILLLGAALGQFAISYYSMVAIVATGSWNLLNSLNLSYSILMILQHMFQNIFIIEGMRKEHREHYYLQIQKENKEEHDEAPRRLSIFEIRRASFAYLQSVGRLSLSRRLVKEMALFLVLCNIMLWMMSAFGDHPQYVNGLERNYYGFSVWFSILNFGLPLSVFYRMHSVGGLLEVYVTA, encoded by the exons ATGGGACATAGAGAGCCCAACCAGCCTATGCCCCATGAAGGTTTCAGTATAAACTACGAGCATTCATGGCTCCACCGACACTGCCCATCTCCTCTGATTCATCATAAGCGAGCGCGGGGATCCGGACGACTATTCTCAGGACTCCTGGCCGTGAATGTGGTATTCATGGGCGCTGCACTAATCAGTAGTGTGCTTCTTAGTTCCATGCCTGCCAAGAACTCCTACATCTACCTTTCAGTCCTTATGCTCTGCAGCTCCGTATGGGCCATTTACTATTTACTATGGACTCGCAGAAAAACACACGGGGCTGTTCTAGAAGACCATCATGCTGGTGCACTATGGCTGAAAG CATCGCTTTTACTGTTTGCAAGCTGCAACCTCCTAGAGACTGTCTTTAAAATTGGCTATGATTCCAGTCTGCTGACATGTAAGCTGCCGATTAATATTTTCTTCTCCGCCATGAACATCGTCTTTGTAGTCATACAG ACGTCTTTTCTGTGGCTTTCCTGCAGGGATCGCATCCAGGTGCAACACAATATAAGCAG ATGGGGCATTATGTTAACTCTGGCTACCAATTTATTGCTTTGGCTCCTGGCCGTGATAAATGACTCTGTACACCGGGAGATAGAGGACTTACAACCAAACAACACATCAG ACGGAAATGAAGAATCTGGATGCATTTGCCCTAAATTCTCAACTTGTTGGACCTTTCAAAGGGGATATGTGACTTTATACCCTTTCAACCTTGAATACAGTCTGATTTGTGCTTCAATGCTTTTCATAATGTGGAGGAATGTCGGCAGAAGAGAAGTTCACCACTCTGGATCGTCCCACCCCCGCTTTCATCTGCAAGGGGTTCTTTATGGTCCAGTTCTAGGTGTTGCTTCATTACTAGTAGGAATTTGCGTCTTCATCCAGTATCAAATACAAGCTTCTGCAGGAACTGTGGTCACGACCTCCTTTATTGTATATTTTATGTACAGTATCAttctgctctccatcatgcttatAGCATGCTTTATAGGGATAATTGCCCAAACGTTTAGAGATAAACAGCATATGGAGCACACAaaacaggacagtgaaaataatgAAGACCCAGATCAACAGAGCAGAGACATGAGACAAAAAGAGAGCAAAGAATGTAGGCATAGGAACGTGGAGAAGAATAAAGACCGTGGACAGTTGGAAGGAGAAGCAGAAGAACACAAAGAGTCAAATGGAGTACAAAATAGGAACTTTGAGGACCAGGAACATATTGGGTTTTGCACAATTGGAGAAGAGCAAAAGTGTGAGGACAATGAAAAGGAAGCAGACGGGGAAAGGCACAATGGACCTATAGGAATGCAAGACCCGGAGAAGGACCATAAGAAGGAGCATCTAGAAATTAGCAATCACCAGTCAAAGCAAAAGTTCATCGTAGAGAAAAACACACACCACCATGAAAAGAACACCATTCAAAGAGGTCCACCTAAAAACTACACACGGAGCCTGGAAATAATTCTCCTGCTTGGGGCTGCCCTTGGTCAGTTCGCAATTTCCTATTATTCCATGGTTGCTATTGTAGCCACTGGTTCATGGAATCTGCTCAACTCTTTAAACCTGTCATACTCCATCCTGATGATCTTACAGCATATGTTTCAGAATATTTTTATAATAGAGGGCATGAGGAAGGAGCACAGAGAGCATTACTATCTACAGATACAAAAGGAGAACAAAGAGGAGCACGATGAAGCCCCTCGTAGGCTCTCCATATTTGAAATCCGTAGGGCATCTTTTGCTTATTTGCAAAGTGTTGGACGTCTCAGTCTCAGCCGCAGACTGGTGAAGGAGATGGCACTGTTTCTGGTGCTGTGCAATATTATG CTCTGGATGATGTCAGCTTTTGGAGATCACCCCCAGTATGTAAATGGATTGGAGCGTAATTACTACGGCTTTTcagtttggttttcaattctcaaCTTTGGGCTCCCTCTATCAGTCTTTTATAGGATGCACAGTGTTGGTGGGCTGCTGGAAGTCTATGTCACTGCTTAA